The window TTAAACCGCATTAAGCAAATATAAGGAAATCGTTGCGAGGGAGAAGTACAATGTTTTCGTCCATCACAGAAAGAGTCTTCACCGGCTGAAAGAGACTTATGGGCAGACGTTGGAAATGCACCCTCAAGACCCTTGAGGAACACGTGTACGTTAGTATGCAAGGGCGGTACCCTCCGTTATGGGATTAAGTTGAGAAGGCTGCAAAATGAGGGCTTTCTAAACAGAGTGGAACCGCGTTTTCAAAACGTCTCTGTCATTTGGCAGAGGCGTTTTTTATTTGTCCAAAAAAGAGAGCAAGTCCTAAGAGAGATTGATGGGGAAGAACGGGGGGAGCATGTGTTTTTCAAAATGCTGAAAGAAGATATTGATACTGTGTTTGATCAAGATCCTGCTGCTAGAAGCTATATTGAAGTAGTGCTAACCTATTCAGGGCTTCATGCGATTTGGGCTCATCGTATCGCGCACGCATTTTATAAGCGTAAGCTGTACTTTCTTGCGCGGATCATTTCTCAGGTCAGCCGGTTTTTCACAGGGGTGGAAATTCACCCTGCGGCAACCATTGGCAGGCGCTTCTTCATTGACCACGGCATGGGAGTGGTGATTGGGGAAACATGTGAAATTGGAGACAACGTCACTGTTTTCCAAGGCGTGACACTAGGGGGAACAGGGAAAGAAAAGGGAAAGCGGCACCCGACCATTTTAGACGATGCCCTCATTGCGACAGGTGCAAAGGTGCTTGGTTCCATTACAGTCGGAAAAGGGGCCAAGATTGGTGCGGGGTCAGTTGTGTTAAAGGACGTACCAGACCATTCCACCGTTGTCGGTATACCTGGGCGAGTCGTCGTTCAAAATGGGAAGAAAATCAATCGTGATCTCAATCATCAAGATTTGCCAGATCCGATTTCCGATCGTTTCAAAGAATTGGAACGAGAAATGGAAAAGCTAAAAGGTGAGCTGGCTTCATTGAGCAGAAAGGAAGAACAATCATGACAATCAATATTT is drawn from Bacillus pumilus and contains these coding sequences:
- the cysE gene encoding serine O-acetyltransferase → MFFKMLKEDIDTVFDQDPAARSYIEVVLTYSGLHAIWAHRIAHAFYKRKLYFLARIISQVSRFFTGVEIHPAATIGRRFFIDHGMGVVIGETCEIGDNVTVFQGVTLGGTGKEKGKRHPTILDDALIATGAKVLGSITVGKGAKIGAGSVVLKDVPDHSTVVGIPGRVVVQNGKKINRDLNHQDLPDPISDRFKELEREMEKLKGELASLSRKEEQS